Proteins from a genomic interval of Granulicella sp. L56:
- a CDS encoding glycosyl hydrolase: protein MKLVALVAFCVVAGAPLSAQTVATVAQQFQNPAKNYRPMVRWWWPGNDVKDAELRREVDLLDQANFGGAEIQPFTIGLDPNMPEATRKRVDDYLSPSFFAHMQAALEEARAKGMWMDYTFGSGWPFGGAGVVTPELASTELRSEHQTIRGPVHFRGKILMPLLRESIAKDANLPSGWLNEFKQREKLVAVVAIRGDNVQYVPNQDSDRAPAVKSTGQLDPGTSIVLTGHMLPDGTLDWDVPPGTWQVFAFKEMPTGQKVVGGAGEGPQLVLDHMNKHAFDAYAERVGGTARQYDGQYFGHGLRAIFCDSLEVQAYLFWNDHFLQEFRQRRGYDLTPYLPILKIPGFEVPYNGTAARLPLYDIEGIGDRVRRDYWQTVSDVMIENFYSPFIQWAAANNLQSRVQAHGSPTDLLRVYGASSIPETEDLLDNGRYDFLKMSSSGADLYGRKIVSSESFVWHGKAYQTTPEKIKRYADELLTAGINEIIYHGYPYEYMDRPFPGWHPFATEGAFSSDMNQSNPFWPYLPQLNQYITRLQYISQAGTTEVPVALYRSMLAYDPIEPAPPEPEIDTRLMDAGYNFDHIDAYTILKSKVVEGKLISPGGEKFSVLVLPQPESISVPLADQLVTFARQGLPIVFMGGVPKTESSIVGGQLSESPGPDTLRNVLKDGHVHVAPDAKSVAKILEASISPNLHFNGAPLPFIEKRIGNLDTFFLRNPDDVAKQTIIESHALGSPELWNPWTGTIRPLAHVERHGGIIRVPIDVDPYGSVLLVFDPDGKSGEKPIEMSAPAQPELQIAVGENGWDFHGVGIGPGSHPQVIDMKMSSLEDWTMIDRLKNFSGRGQYTTTFTVPASLLSSNRRIVLDLGDVGNVAQISINGEPGPNLLLRPYRADVTPLLHAGENTLEITVVNALFNALSAKGVSANYLPEETNTANGLLPSGLVGPVRLEEMKSDGSL, encoded by the coding sequence TACCATCGGGCTCGACCCGAACATGCCTGAGGCTACTCGAAAGCGCGTCGACGATTATTTGAGTCCATCATTCTTTGCTCATATGCAGGCCGCTCTTGAGGAGGCGCGCGCGAAAGGAATGTGGATGGACTACACCTTCGGCTCGGGATGGCCTTTCGGAGGAGCAGGAGTCGTGACTCCCGAGCTGGCTTCGACAGAATTGCGATCGGAACACCAGACCATTCGTGGGCCCGTTCACTTTCGCGGAAAAATACTAATGCCCCTTTTGAGAGAAAGCATCGCGAAGGATGCAAATCTGCCGTCGGGTTGGCTGAACGAATTTAAGCAAAGAGAGAAGCTTGTGGCTGTGGTCGCGATTCGCGGAGACAACGTACAGTATGTCCCCAATCAGGATTCTGACCGGGCTCCGGCAGTGAAGAGTACAGGCCAGCTTGATCCAGGCACGTCGATAGTTTTGACAGGGCACATGCTGCCCGATGGCACGCTGGACTGGGATGTTCCCCCCGGTACGTGGCAAGTGTTCGCGTTTAAAGAAATGCCGACTGGACAAAAAGTCGTCGGTGGCGCCGGGGAGGGACCACAGCTGGTTCTGGACCATATGAACAAGCACGCATTTGACGCGTATGCCGAGCGCGTTGGGGGCACGGCCCGACAGTATGACGGCCAATATTTTGGCCACGGTTTGCGGGCCATCTTCTGTGACAGCCTGGAAGTCCAAGCCTATCTATTCTGGAACGATCATTTTCTTCAGGAGTTTCGCCAACGCCGGGGATATGATCTAACCCCGTATTTGCCCATTCTCAAGATCCCAGGGTTTGAAGTGCCATACAACGGCACTGCCGCGAGGTTGCCGCTTTACGACATAGAAGGAATCGGCGATCGGGTGCGACGGGACTATTGGCAAACCGTTTCGGATGTCATGATTGAGAACTTCTACTCACCCTTTATCCAGTGGGCCGCGGCGAACAATCTTCAATCGCGTGTGCAGGCACATGGATCACCGACCGACTTGCTCCGTGTCTATGGCGCTTCCAGCATCCCGGAGACCGAAGATCTTCTGGACAATGGTCGGTACGATTTTCTCAAGATGTCGTCTTCTGGAGCCGATTTGTACGGGCGAAAGATCGTATCGAGTGAAAGCTTTGTCTGGCATGGCAAGGCCTATCAGACGACTCCGGAGAAGATCAAACGCTATGCTGACGAACTGTTGACTGCCGGGATCAACGAGATTATTTATCACGGGTATCCCTATGAATATATGGATCGACCCTTCCCCGGCTGGCATCCGTTCGCGACCGAGGGAGCGTTCTCATCCGACATGAACCAGTCGAATCCATTCTGGCCATATCTGCCTCAGTTGAACCAATACATCACGCGTCTGCAATACATATCGCAAGCAGGAACCACTGAGGTGCCAGTAGCACTTTATCGCAGCATGCTAGCTTACGATCCGATCGAGCCCGCGCCACCCGAGCCGGAGATCGATACCCGCCTCATGGATGCTGGATATAATTTCGATCACATCGATGCCTACACGATATTGAAGTCAAAAGTGGTGGAAGGCAAACTGATTTCTCCCGGAGGAGAAAAATTCAGCGTGCTGGTACTTCCGCAGCCGGAGAGTATCTCCGTACCACTCGCTGATCAATTGGTGACGTTCGCCCGCCAGGGGCTCCCCATCGTATTCATGGGCGGTGTTCCGAAAACGGAGTCGAGCATTGTGGGCGGCCAACTGTCCGAGAGCCCCGGACCGGATACGCTCAGGAATGTTTTGAAAGACGGTCATGTACATGTGGCGCCGGACGCCAAGAGTGTGGCAAAGATTCTGGAAGCGTCCATTTCTCCCAACCTTCATTTCAATGGGGCGCCATTGCCGTTCATAGAGAAGCGCATCGGCAACCTCGACACTTTCTTCCTGCGCAATCCCGACGATGTGGCGAAACAGACCATTATTGAAAGCCATGCCCTTGGATCTCCTGAACTCTGGAATCCGTGGACAGGCACTATTCGTCCGTTAGCCCATGTTGAAAGGCATGGAGGCATCATTCGAGTGCCAATTGACGTTGATCCCTACGGATCGGTGCTTTTGGTTTTTGACCCAGATGGAAAATCTGGAGAAAAACCAATTGAGATGTCTGCTCCGGCACAGCCGGAACTTCAGATAGCCGTAGGGGAGAATGGCTGGGATTTCCATGGCGTCGGAATTGGGCCTGGCAGCCACCCTCAAGTGATCGATATGAAAATGTCGTCGTTGGAAGACTGGACAATGATTGACCGCCTGAAGAATTTCTCAGGCCGTGGCCAGTACACAACTACGTTCACCGTACCTGCGTCGCTTCTTAGCAGCAATCGTCGTATCGTGCTTGATCTCGGCGATGTAGGTAATGTTGCTCAGATCTCCATCAATGGAGAGCCGGGTCCCAATCTTCTGCTGCGCCCTTATCGTGCAGACGTTACTCCACTGCTGCATGCTGGAGAGAACACGCTCGAAATCACAGTCGTAAACGCTCTCTTCAACGCGCTTTCCGCCAAGGGTGTCAGTGCCAACTACTTGCCGGAAGAGACCAACACGGCGAATGGGTTGCTCCCATCCGGCTTGGTTGGCCCTGTCCGATTGGAGGAAATGAAGTCTGATGGAAGCTTGTAA